Proteins encoded together in one Prunus dulcis chromosome 3, ALMONDv2, whole genome shotgun sequence window:
- the LOC117622925 gene encoding glucan endo-1,3-beta-glucosidase 4, protein MSTVLIWLILALLCLSLAPHKSGAEFEQWCVADEQTPDDELQAAMDWACGGGGADCSKIQVNQPCYFPNTVKDHASYAFNSYFQKFKHKGGSCYFKAAAFITELDPSHASCHYEFIP, encoded by the exons atgtCGACGGTTCTGATATGGCTAATTCTTGCTCTGCTCTGTCTCTCACTTGCTCCACACAAATCAG GTGCGGAGTTTGAGCAATGGTGTGTAGCCGACGAACAGACCCCGGATGATGAGTTGCAGGCAGCAATGGATTGGGCttgtggaggaggaggagcagaTTGCAGCAAAATTCAGGTGAACCAACCTTGCTACTTCCCAAACACTGTCAAAGACCATGCTTCCTATGCCTTCAACAGCTACTTTCAGAAGTTCAAACACAAAGGTGGATCTTGCTACTTCAAGGCTGCTGCTTTCATTACAGAGCTTGATCCCA GTCATGCCTCTTGCCACTATGAGTTTATTCCCTAA
- the LOC117620817 gene encoding scarecrow-like transcription factor PAT1 produces the protein MQTSKHHRSSGMSNRLCYQPVQEVEAYCLPRFQTLDPQVHYNNESSQSTVFSAQNFHIKYCTLESSAANGSYTVYNSPSTVNFSPNGSPMSQQDSHSYPPPDQYHSPDQNYSSPISGSCITDDATDFKYKLKQLETVMLGPDSNILDNYCSTFQDGTSNTLPETDSWGQIMDSISKRDLKQVLIFCAKAVADNDLLLAQWMMDELRQMVSVSGEPIQRLGAYLLEGLVARRASSGSNIYKALRCKEPASSELLSYMHILYEVCPYFKFGYMSANGAIAEAMKDENRVHIIDFQIGQGSQWLTLIQAFAARPGGPPHIRITGIDDSMSAYARGGGLNIVGKRLSKLAELFKVPFEFHAAAMSGCEVQLKHLGVRPGEALAMNFAFMLHHMPDESVSTQNHRDRLLRLVKSLSPKVVTLVEQESNTNTAAFFPRFVETLNYYTAMFESIDVTLPRDHKERINVEQHCLAREVVNIIACEGVERVERHELLGKWRLRFTMAGFTPYPLSSLVNATIKTLLDNYSDKYRLQERDGALYLGWKNRDLVASCAWKCKPSTN, from the coding sequence ATGCAAACATCAAAGCATCACAGAAGTTCAGGCATGTCGAACCGGTTGTGTTATCAGCCAGTCCAAGAAGTAGAAGCCTACTGCTTGCCTCGGTTCCAAACTTTGGACCCCCAGGTGCATTACAACAATGAGAGCAGCCAAAGTACCGTCTTCTCAGCTCAGAATTTCCATATTAAGTACTGCACTTTGGAGTCTTCCGCAGCAAATGGCAGCTACACTGTCTATAACTCCCCATCAACTGTCAATTTCTCACCCAACGGAAGCCCAATGTCACAGCAAGATTCTCACTCATATCCACCACCTGACCAGTACCATTCCCCTGACCAGAATTATAGCTCTCCGATAAGCGGATCCTGCATTACCGATGATGCAACCGACTTCAAGTACAAGCTGAAACAGTTAGAAACTGTAATGCTAGGTCCTGATTCCAATATTCTTGACAACTATTGCAGCACCTTTCAGGATGGGACTAGCAATACCCTGCCAGAAACGGATAGCTGGGGACAGATTATGGATTCAATCTCTAAAAGggatttaaaacaagtcctCATTTTCTGTGCAAAAGCAGTAGCAGATAATGATCTTTTACTGGCACaatggatgatggatgaacTACGCCAGATGGTGTCGGTTTCTGGTGAGCCAATTCAAAGGCTGGGAGCATATTTGTTGGAAGGACTAGTTGCACGGAGGGCATCCTCAGGGAGTAACATCTACAAAGCATTGAGATGCAAAGAACCAGCAAGTTCAGAACTCCTCTCCTACATGCATATTCTTTATGAGGTTTGCCCCTACTTCAAATTCGGGTACATGTCTGCAAATGGAGCCATTGCAGAAGCCATGAAGGATGAAAATAGAGTTCACATAATTGATTTCCAAATTGGACAGGGGAGTCAGTGGCTCACTCTAATCCAGGCCTTTGCAGCCAGACCTGGTGGACCACCCCACATCCGCATAACAGGCATCGACGACTCCATGTCAGCTTATGCCCGCGGAGGAGGACTAAATATTGTAGGGAAGAGGCTATCTAAGCTTGCTGAGTTGTTCAAAGTGCCATTTGAGTTCCATGCTGCTGCCATGTCTGGTTGCGAGGTTCAGCTGAAGCATCTTGGTGTTCGACCTGGGGAGGCATTGGCTATGAACTTTGCATTCATGCTGCACCACATGCCAGATGAGAGTGTCAGCACTCAGAATCATCGCGACCGGTTGTTGAGGTTGGTTAAGAGCCTCTCTCCAAAGGTAGTGACCCTTGTTGAACAAGAATCTAACACAAACACTGCTGCATTCTTTCCACGGTTTGTGGAAACACTAAATTACTACACGGCTATGTTCGAGTCAATCGATGTTACTCTTCCAAGGGATCATAAGGAAAGGATCAATGTAGAGCAACACTGCTTGGCTAGGGAGGTGGTTAACATAATCGCATGCGAGGGCGTTGAGAGGGTGGAAAGACATGAGCTTCTTGGGAAGTGGAGGTTGCGGTTCACAATGGCTGGATTTACTCCATACCCTTTAAGCTCCTTGGTAAATGCCACCATCAAGACACTGCTAGACAACTACTCTGACAAATATAGGCTtcaagagagagatggagcTCTCTATCTTGGCTGGAAGAACAGAGATTTGGTTGCTTCTTGTGCCTGGAAGTGCAAACCGAGCACAAATTAA
- the LOC117620818 gene encoding WRKY transcription factor 1 yields MISLGEPGTDKIASDIVPKKESSNSEIHAPHQTPDNGICPLQSDHRGNVQSLIPEKSLQLPDGVGTASQSNQEGSVTSLTSEKAPQTPETSALVLQSGQEGSTPSTARERGLEDGYHWRKYGQKLVKGNAYVRSYYRCTHPKCPVKRQVERTHNGQITDTVYFGEHGHPKAQVSVPVAVSFLVSIVEERPEELLLTGVKGKPSDVHGHTSNQIEPVDPSQLSTVADNEGVQRVLSQSNRTRDGDPDSKRQKKEKHNGNSIPVDKPAGEPRVVVQTMSEADIVNDGYRWRKYGQKLVKGNPNPRSYYRCSNPGCPVKKHVERASHDSKVVIATYEGQHDHDMPPTRTVTHNAAASNVITTARNGESGTTSEGNAVCHDTSPKHEDKPNKQLNVEPRTKSSDVAGCDMVVDSDLGPERKLNEQVVGKACTTEESDAPDIIVPRANELQNGESGIKSEGNNACIDTVVHGNLCPESNSPEQKNPKAEPV; encoded by the exons ATGATTTCTCTAGGGGAACCTGGGACAGATAAAATTGCTTCTGATATAGTACCGAAGAAAGAGAGTTCAAATAGTGAAATTCATGCTCCACATCAAACTCCTGATAATGGGATCTGTCCCCTGCAATCAGATCATAGAGGAAATGTTCAGTCTCTAATACCTGAGAAATCGTTACAGCTGCCTGATGGTGTTGGTACTGCATCTCAATCAAATCAAGAAGGAAGTGTTACCTCTTTAACATCTGAGAAAGCACCACAAACCCCTGAAACCTCCGCCCTTGTCTTGCAATCTGGTCAAGAAGGAAGCACTCCATCTACAGCACGAGAGAGAGGGTTAGAGGATGGTTATCACTGGAGAAAATATGGCCAGAAACTTGTTAAGGGAAATGCATATGTAAGGAGTTACTACAGATGTACGCATCCAAAATGTCCAGTAAAGAGGCAAGTGGAGCGCACACATAATGGGCAAATAACAGATACTGTTTACTTTGGTGAGCATGGACATCCTAAAGCTCAAGTTAGCGTCCCAGTAGCTGTTAGTTTTCTCGTGTCCATTGTCGAAGAAAGACCAGAAGAGCTTTTGTTAACTGGTGTCAAAG GCAAACCATCGGATGTGCATGGCCACACATCTAACCAGATTGAGCCAGTGGATCCCTCTCAGCTATCAACCGTTGCAGATAATGAAGGTGTGCAGAGAGTGCTCTCTCAATCAAATAGAACCAGAGATGGTGATCCAGACTCAAAAAGACA gaagaaggaaaaacataATGGCAACTCAATTCCGGTGGATAAGCCAGCTGGTGAACCGCGTGTTGTTGTTCAGACTATGAGTGAGGCTGATATAGTGAATGATGGCTACAGATGGCGCAAATATGGGCAGAAGTTAGTAAAAGGCAATCCAAATCCAAG GAGTTACTACAGATGCTCAAATCCTGGGTGCCCTGTTAAGAAACATGTAGAGAGGGCGTCTCATGATTCAAAAGTTGTTATAGCCACATATGAGGGGCAACACGATCATGATATGCCACCCACAAGGACTGTGACCCACAATGCAGCAGCATCAAATGTGATTACGACGGCCCGTAATGGTGAGTCTGGCACTACATCAGAAGGGAATGCTGTCTGCCATGATACTAGCCCAAAACACGAAGATAAACCAAACAAGCAACTTAATGTTGAGCCAAGAACTAAATCAAGTGATGTTGCTGGCTGTGATATGGTCGTTGATTCTGATCTGGGTcctgaaagaaaattaaatgagCAAGTGGTTGGCAAAGCATGTACCACAGAAGAAAGTGATGCCCCTGATATAATTGTTCCTAGGGCCAATGAATTGCAAAATGGCGAGTCAGGAATTAAATCAGAAGGCAACAACGCCTGCATTGATACGGTCGTTCACGGCAATCTGTGTCCAGAAAGTAATTCACCGGagcaaaaaaatccaaaagcaGAACCTGTCTAA
- the LOC117623137 gene encoding splicing factor ESS-2 homolog produces MLLTPGHSPRHLSSPSPSAISDSSVQTPRSSAQITSRNPRGHPTVLDEDTYVDAIEKIIERDFFPDISKLRDRLDWLEAIKTRDPVQIRDAQLKIIERRGKKVTHNPDPDGRTPGSTFMRSFTPADEFDGKTPKTPGVSNMGLFGEVESNGADDGVEASLSLDQFFRRYTSEDNQSFSNIMEKVNRKRKERYEYLTEGEKEDVKSIEDAKRDRITDGYGTSDQPPFTLEGCKFTAKNLLMYHPADRGEAPLTTEERAVRMKCLEKEISRANTRLHGKMLDSRPKEDGMAEVLYTTVAGATPVIMDRDGDKFKKYDLDDLRKTPNPFYVESGKKAENGYSFVRTPSPAPGVDESPFITWGEIEGTPLRLDLEDTPIDIGGGEGPHYRIPCPPVRDEKAHSLSREAARKLRERSKMFQKPPLPTPSRGGSASPSVRTLSPAAQKFVRNAIAKSSSSVDETLRASYRGTSPGFSTPKGGRSMSRLGRDASIISRSPSPRVDSNPPW; encoded by the coding sequence ATGCTTCTCACTCCGGGTCACTCTCCTCGCCACCTCTCATCCCCTTCACCGTCTGCAATTTCCGATAGTTCCGTCCAAACCCCAAGAAGTTCCGCCCAAATCACTTCCAGAAACCCTAGAGGCCATCCCACAGTCCTCGACGAAGACACCTACGTCGACGCGATCGAGAAGATCATCGAAAGGGACTTCTTTCCCGATATCTCGAAGCTTCGGGACCGCCTTGACTGGCTCGAAGCGATCAAGACCCGCGACCCGGTTCAGATCCGCGATGCCCAGTTGAAGATCATTGAGCGCCGCGGCAAGAAGGTAACTCATAATCCTGACCCTGATGGTAGAACCCCTGGTTCGACTTTTATGCGTAGTTTCACCCCTGCCGATGAATTTGATGGTAAAACCCCGAAAACTCCCGGTGTTTCAAATATGGGATTGTTTGGTGAGGTAGAGTCTAACGGGGCTGATGATGGGGTAGAGGCCTCGTTGTCGCTCGACCAGTTTTTTAGGCGGTATACGAGTGAGGACAATCAGAGTTTTTCAAATATTATGGAGAAGGTGAATAGGAAGAGGAAGGAGAGATATGAGTATTTGACAGAAGGAGAAAAGGAGGATGTTAAATCGATTGAGGATGCCAAGAGGGATAGGATTACAGATGGGTATGGGACGTCTGATCAGCCCCCCTTTACTCTGGAAGGGTGCAAGTTTACGGCAAAGAATTTGCTGATGTACCATCCAGCTGATCGCGGTGAGGCCCCGTTGACAACAGAGGAACGGGCAGTTAGGATGAAGTGTTTGGAGAAGGAGATTAGTCGAGCCAATACTCGATTGCATGGCAAGATGCTGGATTCTAGGCCAAAGGAGGATGGTATGGCTGAGGTTCTTTATACCACAGTTGCAGGTGCAACCCCGGTTATTATGGATAGGGATGGGGATAAGTTTAAGAAGTACGATTTGGATGATTTGAGGAAGACCCCGAATCCGTTTTATGTGGAATCTGGGAAGAAAGCCGAGAATGGTTATAGTTTTGTGCGGACACCATCACCAGCACCGGGTGTTGATGAATCTCCATTTATTACATGGGGTGAAATTGAAGGGACGCCCCTGAGGTTGGACCTGGAGGACACTCCGATTGATATTGGCGGTGGTGAAGGGCCTCATTATCGGATCCCATGTCCGCCTGTAAGAGATGAAAAGGCTCACTCACTGTCAAGGGAAGCTGCACGCAAATTGAGGGAAAGGTCAAAAATGTTTCAGAAGCCACCATTGCCAACGCCCTCTAGAGGTGGTAGTGCCAGTCCGAGTGTGCGGACGCTATCTCCCGCTGCCCAGAAGTTTGTCAGGAATGCAATTGCCAAGTCTTCATCTTCTGTTGATGAAACTCTTCGTGCCAGTTACAGAGGTACAAGTCCTGGGTTTTCTACGCCTAAAGGTGGGAGGAGTATGTCAAGGTTGGGAAGAGATGCTAGTATCATTTCAAGATCACCATCTCCAAGGGTGGACTCTAATCCTCCTTGGTAA